The proteins below are encoded in one region of Elusimicrobiota bacterium:
- the tyrC gene encoding Cyclohexadienyl dehydrogenase → MLRVGIVGVGLIGGSLGLSLRKSKNAGRRRYWVGGWGRNKSHLTLAKKLGAIDAPLQKPSDFRKMDIVILCIPVHKIIPFIEKNLHFFKPGAIISDVGSVKGNIVRGMKKCLERRSDIHFVGAHPIAGSEKTGVAHAETDLFNKATCVLTKDQASFKALDTLRQLWKTTGARCVLMSADQHDHCLALTSHLPHLLSFALFNQVAKESTKNPLIRVLVGGSFRDMTRVAGADSELWTGIVGSNRKEIQKSINQFLKNIQFFSHATPRALMDSLTDLAREKKKWS, encoded by the coding sequence ATGCTAAGAGTGGGAATTGTCGGCGTGGGACTCATCGGTGGATCGTTGGGTCTTTCCTTGCGCAAATCCAAAAATGCCGGGCGGCGACGGTATTGGGTGGGAGGATGGGGACGGAACAAATCCCACCTCACCTTGGCCAAAAAACTGGGAGCCATCGATGCCCCGCTACAAAAACCTTCCGATTTTCGAAAAATGGATATTGTCATCCTCTGTATTCCGGTCCACAAAATCATTCCCTTCATTGAAAAAAACCTTCATTTTTTTAAACCAGGCGCGATCATTTCAGATGTTGGAAGCGTGAAAGGAAACATCGTCCGAGGAATGAAAAAATGTCTCGAACGTCGCAGCGACATCCATTTTGTGGGCGCCCACCCCATTGCCGGATCAGAAAAAACCGGCGTGGCCCACGCGGAAACGGATCTATTCAACAAAGCGACTTGTGTCCTCACCAAAGACCAGGCGTCATTCAAAGCGCTCGACACCCTCCGCCAACTCTGGAAAACGACCGGGGCGCGTTGCGTGCTTATGAGCGCCGATCAACATGATCATTGTTTGGCCCTGACCAGCCACCTCCCCCATTTGCTGTCATTTGCCTTGTTTAATCAAGTCGCCAAGGAATCAACAAAAAATCCGTTGATCCGAGTTTTGGTGGGAGGATCTTTTCGGGATATGACCCGCGTGGCCGGAGCCGATTCGGAATTATGGACCGGTATTGTTGGAAGTAACAGAAAAGAAATTCAGAAATCCATTAACCAATTCTTAAAAAATATCCAATTCTTTTCCCACGCCACTCCCCGAGCGTTGATGGATTCCCTAACTGATTTGGCGCGAGAGAAAAAAAAGTGGAGTTAA
- the aroF gene encoding Phospho-2-dehydro-3-deoxyheptonate aldolase, whose amino-acid sequence MILTLKTGTTKRELDKVLSKIKSLGFQPSISRGAERVLVGVIGEKAILHKDIFSVMDVVEFITPISKPYKLVSREFKKENSLISIGKNLKVGGKQIVVIGGPCSVDTWENLSLNAREVKKAGGTILRGGAFKPRSSPYAFQGLGEKGLELLAQARKLTGLPIVTEVMDPRQVEVVCRYADVLQIGARNAQNFDLLKEVGRVKKPVVLKRGMANTIEEWLMCAEYIVARGNANVILCERGIRTFETATRNTLDLSAVPVVKHLTHLPIFVDPSHGVGVRDYIAPMARAAIAAGADGIMLETHPHPGEALSDGHQALLPSQFAALIKEMRQIAEAIGRSI is encoded by the coding sequence ATGATTCTGACGTTAAAAACCGGCACCACCAAAAGGGAACTCGACAAAGTTCTCTCCAAAATAAAAAGTTTGGGTTTTCAACCCTCCATTTCCCGCGGAGCTGAACGCGTGCTGGTGGGAGTGATTGGTGAAAAGGCCATCCTTCATAAAGATATTTTTAGCGTTATGGATGTCGTTGAATTCATCACCCCCATATCCAAACCCTACAAACTGGTTTCACGCGAATTCAAAAAAGAAAACAGCCTGATCTCGATAGGAAAAAATCTTAAGGTGGGGGGGAAACAAATCGTAGTTATTGGAGGCCCTTGTTCTGTTGATACCTGGGAAAATTTATCGCTGAATGCCCGAGAAGTAAAAAAAGCCGGAGGAACCATTTTGAGAGGCGGCGCTTTCAAACCCCGGTCGTCCCCCTATGCTTTTCAGGGATTGGGGGAAAAAGGCCTCGAGTTGTTGGCTCAAGCGAGGAAATTAACAGGCCTTCCCATTGTGACCGAAGTGATGGACCCGAGACAGGTTGAAGTGGTCTGTCGGTACGCTGATGTCTTACAAATCGGAGCGCGCAACGCCCAAAACTTTGATCTGCTCAAAGAAGTCGGGCGCGTCAAAAAACCCGTGGTACTCAAAAGAGGAATGGCGAACACCATTGAGGAATGGTTGATGTGCGCGGAATACATTGTAGCGAGAGGCAACGCCAATGTGATTCTTTGCGAACGTGGCATTCGAACCTTTGAAACCGCCACACGGAATACGCTTGATTTGAGTGCGGTACCTGTCGTTAAACATCTGACTCACTTGCCGATATTTGTCGATCCCTCTCACGGAGTGGGAGTTCGTGATTACATTGCCCCCATGGCCCGGGCCGCCATTGCGGCGGGAGCCGATGGCATTATGCTTGAAACGCATCCTCATCCGGGAGAAGCATTGTCCGACGGACACCAAGCGCTTTTACCTTCTCAATTTGCTGCGCTCATCAAAGAGATGCGCCAGATTGCCGAAGCCATCGGGCGATCGATTTAA
- the aroA1 gene encoding 3-phosphoshikimate 1-carboxyvinyltransferase 1 codes for MELNKKILPATRFTGTVETPPDKSITHRAIFLSSLSEGLSTIQNPLLSEDCLSTAGCMESLGIQIDRNPGLWKIHGRGLWGFQTPQAPLDCGNSGTTMRLISGLLSAQNFASELRGDASLSKRPMNRVAEPLIQMGAQVELTQGKYAPIRIKGTRNLKPIHWVNKVASAQVKSSVLLAALHAQGESSYEEPTLSRDHTERMLEACGVPLARSKNTIKIKGPAQLKPQHWIVPGDISSAAFFLAGAQLVSGANLRLSAVNVNPTRTGFLDILDQAGAKIKMENQKQVGGEPIADLIVNEQTPLKSFNITKEISPRLIDEIPILSILAAMAHGTSHFSGLEELRVKETDRLKAIAINLKAMGTQVEEKSDGLIIQGPTNLRGTELNSFDDHRIAMSFAIAGLVAKGSTTILNSACVAISFPNFWDQLDKLCQG; via the coding sequence GTGGAGTTAAATAAAAAAATATTACCTGCCACCCGGTTCACTGGAACGGTCGAAACACCCCCTGATAAATCCATCACGCACAGGGCCATCTTTCTCTCAAGTCTGTCGGAAGGTCTCTCGACCATTCAAAATCCTCTTCTATCTGAAGATTGCCTTTCAACAGCAGGCTGTATGGAATCATTGGGAATTCAGATCGATAGAAATCCAGGGTTGTGGAAAATTCACGGGAGGGGGTTGTGGGGATTTCAAACACCACAGGCACCGCTCGACTGTGGAAATTCGGGAACCACCATGAGACTAATATCGGGCCTTTTGTCGGCTCAAAACTTCGCTTCAGAATTGAGAGGCGACGCCTCACTCTCGAAACGTCCCATGAACCGAGTGGCCGAACCTCTCATACAAATGGGAGCTCAAGTTGAACTCACACAAGGGAAATATGCTCCCATTCGAATCAAAGGCACAAGGAACCTAAAACCTATCCATTGGGTCAACAAAGTCGCCAGCGCCCAAGTGAAATCTTCAGTGCTGTTGGCAGCCCTCCATGCACAAGGGGAGTCCAGTTATGAAGAGCCCACCCTGTCGCGAGATCATACGGAACGTATGCTGGAGGCCTGTGGAGTTCCATTGGCTCGCTCCAAGAATACCATCAAAATCAAAGGCCCCGCCCAACTCAAACCCCAACACTGGATTGTTCCAGGGGATATTTCAAGCGCCGCTTTTTTTCTGGCTGGCGCACAACTCGTATCAGGCGCGAACCTTCGGCTGAGTGCCGTGAATGTGAACCCCACGAGAACCGGGTTTTTGGACATTCTGGATCAAGCCGGCGCCAAAATAAAAATGGAAAATCAAAAACAGGTGGGGGGAGAACCCATTGCTGACTTAATCGTCAACGAGCAAACTCCACTTAAATCTTTCAATATCACCAAAGAAATCTCCCCTCGACTTATTGATGAAATTCCCATCCTCTCAATCTTGGCCGCAATGGCTCATGGAACATCACACTTCTCCGGTCTCGAAGAATTGAGGGTCAAGGAAACAGATCGATTAAAAGCCATTGCCATAAATTTAAAAGCCATGGGAACCCAAGTTGAGGAAAAAAGTGATGGGTTGATTATTCAAGGTCCTACGAACCTGCGAGGAACGGAACTGAACAGTTTTGATGACCATCGAATCGCCATGAGCTTCGCGATCGCTGGCCTGGTGGCAAAAGGCAGCACCACCATTTTGAACAGCGCCTGTGTGGCCATTTCGTTTCCAAACTTTTGGGATCAACTCGACAAGCTATGTCAGGGATAA
- the plsC gene encoding 1-acyl-sn-glycerol-3-phosphate acyltransferase → MSGIKRPFYQPFLYRFSRFVCWIFFKIIWRLHISGEEHIPKQGAVIIAANHRSLADPPLVGVSMKRMVHFIAKEELFRFRPFGWLISNLNAHPLRRGGGDVRAFKTARKILGAGEVLILFPEGRRSKTEELQPAKPGVGMLAALSECPVVPTYIKNSGFLKQLKPVSILFGSPLYFRDHPDYQSMAEAVMREISVLKSRLAKEKI, encoded by the coding sequence ATGTCAGGGATAAAACGTCCATTTTATCAACCCTTTCTCTACCGTTTTTCAAGATTTGTTTGCTGGATTTTTTTCAAAATTATTTGGCGACTGCACATTTCGGGGGAAGAACATATTCCCAAACAAGGAGCCGTCATTATCGCGGCCAACCACCGTTCATTGGCGGACCCGCCCTTGGTGGGTGTCTCCATGAAAAGAATGGTCCATTTCATTGCCAAGGAAGAATTGTTCCGATTCCGTCCCTTTGGATGGCTTATTAGCAATCTCAACGCGCATCCGCTGCGCCGGGGCGGGGGAGATGTCCGAGCCTTTAAAACTGCGCGGAAAATTCTCGGGGCCGGAGAGGTACTCATTTTGTTTCCCGAGGGTCGACGGAGCAAAACAGAAGAACTGCAACCCGCCAAACCCGGAGTGGGAATGTTGGCTGCTCTTTCTGAATGTCCAGTTGTTCCCACCTACATCAAAAATTCCGGTTTTTTAAAACAGCTCAAGCCTGTCTCTATTCTTTTTGGGTCCCCGTTGTATTTCCGGGACCACCCCGATTATCAGTCAATGGCTGAAGCAGTTATGCGGGAAATATCCGTCTTAAAATCGAGGCTTGCCAAAGAGAAAATATGA